The genomic DNA CCTCTCCAGCCTGTCGTTCGGGACCCCGACCGAGGGCGCCGACGAGAAGGCCGAGTACGCGCGGAAATACTGCACGGACGCGGCCTTCCTGAAGGCGGCCCAGGGGCTCGCCCGCAGGATCGCGGCGGCGGGCGGGCAGGGGGTGCAGGCCTTCGAGCAGTACCTGTCCTACGTGATCACCTCCGGCGGCAACTGGGCCGGGCCGATCGGCACGTTCAAGCTGACCGTGGACAAGGGCGATCCGACGACGCTCGTGTCGTTCTGCGCCACCGGACTCCGCAAGACCGGCCCGACGACCTTCGAGAGCGTCGTGACGGATTACGTGCCTCGGCGCGACATCGACATCCTGATGCTCAAGACCACGACGGGCCGATGAGCGGCGGCGCGCCATCCTGCCCGGATCCGGAAGGCCCGACGGCCGATCGCGTCCAGACCGCCACAGGAGGGATATCCGTGCGTAGCCAAGCCCGTCCGGCGCGCCTGAGCCCGCGATCGTTCCCCCGATCGATCCTCCGATCCGGCCTCGTCGGCGCAGTCTGTGCGCTCGGCACCGTCGGCGCCCGGGCGGCGCCGGATTGCGCCGGGATTCGGGACAGGGTCGAGACGCTGATCTGTGCCGACCCCGCCCTGACGCGGCTGGACGAGGAACTCAGGCGCCTGTTCGACCGGATCGTGGGCGAGACGCGCGGGGTCGACGGCGAGACCGGCCAGGCGATCGACACCTTCGGCGAGGACCACGCGCGCTGGCGCGCGCGGGTCCGCGATGCCTGCCCGGACACGGCCTGCCTGACGCGGGCCTACACCGCGCGGATCGCGCAGGTCCGGCGCGACTGGAGCCGGGCGCTGCCGGACACGCCGGCGCTGCGCCACGTGGTCAACGCCCGTTTCGGCTTCTCCGTCGACGTGCCCGCCGACCTCGTCGCGGAGCCGCCGCCGGACAACGGCGACGGGCAGGCCTTCCGCTCGGCCGACGGCCACCTGCACCTGACGGTGTCGGGCCTGAACGACGTGCTCGACCAGGATCTCGACGCCGTCGTGGCCGCGGACCGGAAGACCTGCCTGCGGCAGCCGCCGGAATACGCGGCGCGCAAGCCCGGCTGGATCGTGCTCTCCTGCACGACGGCGGCCGGGATCCTGTATCGGAAGACCCTGCTGGCGGGCGGCCGCGGCGGCGCCTTCGTCACCCTGCGCGTCCGCTACCCCGCGGCCGAGCAGGCGCGCTGGCAGGCGGCCGTCACCGCGGCCGCGACCTCGCTGCGGCTGACGGAACCGGGCCGGAGCGCCCGCTGACGGGGGCCCGGGTCCCGGACGCCCCCGGTCACCGCGAGAAGGTCGTGGCCGTCTGCGCGGTCGACACCATCATGTTGTAGTCGTTCACGATCCAGGTCACGTCGCGCCCGGCGCCGCGCCGGGCGTCGCCCCTGGCCTTGGCGAGCTTGTCGTCGAACTCGCGCAGCTTGCCCAGGAGCGCGCGCGGCCGGCTCTCGAACACGTGGAAGGAGTTCGGGTTGGCGGCGCTGTACCCGTCCATGTCCTTCACGGCGACGGCGTAGCGCCCGAGCGCGGCGTCGAAGGCCGCCATGTCGACGACCGGCTTGGCGTCGGTGGGCAGCAGGTCCATGACCTTGCGGCAGGCGGTCATCACGTTCGCGACGTGCCAGCGCGCCTTGCGGCCCTCCCGCGCCTCGATGGCGGCGAGTTCCAGCGCGTCGCTCTTCTCCTTCTCGACCCGCAGCGCGGCGTCGACCTTGGCGCGCGCCGCCAGGAAGGCCGGCCCCGCGACGGCGAGCTTGGCGTGGAGCGCCTTGCCCTGCTCCATCTTGTCCGCGCGGTAATCCTGCCGCTCGTAGTAGCCCTCCGCCTCGGTGACCGTCGGGGCGAGCGCCTGATAGGCGGCGATGTAGGTCTTCACGGCGCCGTCGAGGTCCGGCATCGCGGGCGGCTGCGCCGTCGCGGCCTCCGCCTTCGCGATCTCGCCGCGCACGTCGTAGAGCCCGTAGAGGCCGTAGATGATCCGCTCGCGGCCGGTCGGACCGGTCTTCATGTTGACCCAGCTCTGATAGCGGCCGAGCGATTCCTGCGCCCGCAGGGTCCGGTTGAGGAGCCCGACATAGGCGTTGAGCTTGCGGATCGTCTCCTGAGCCGGATCGCTCTCGGGCTTGGTCGCCGGCCCCGCCGGTGCCGGGGCGGGGGCCTGCGCGGGGGCCTGCGCACGGGCCGGGGCGGCGGCGAGCAGCGCCGTCAGCATCAACCAAGTCGTCGTTCTCAGGCTC from Methylobacterium oryzae includes the following:
- a CDS encoding lysozyme inhibitor LprI family protein, with translation MRSQARPARLSPRSFPRSILRSGLVGAVCALGTVGARAAPDCAGIRDRVETLICADPALTRLDEELRRLFDRIVGETRGVDGETGQAIDTFGEDHARWRARVRDACPDTACLTRAYTARIAQVRRDWSRALPDTPALRHVVNARFGFSVDVPADLVAEPPPDNGDGQAFRSADGHLHLTVSGLNDVLDQDLDAVVAADRKTCLRQPPEYAARKPGWIVLSCTTAAGILYRKTLLAGGRGGAFVTLRVRYPAAEQARWQAAVTAAATSLRLTEPGRSAR
- a CDS encoding YiiG family protein, which encodes MRATSLRTTTWLMLTALLAAAPARAQAPAQAPAPAPAGPATKPESDPAQETIRKLNAYVGLLNRTLRAQESLGRYQSWVNMKTGPTGRERIIYGLYGLYDVRGEIAKAEAATAQPPAMPDLDGAVKTYIAAYQALAPTVTEAEGYYERQDYRADKMEQGKALHAKLAVAGPAFLAARAKVDAALRVEKEKSDALELAAIEAREGRKARWHVANVMTACRKVMDLLPTDAKPVVDMAAFDAALGRYAVAVKDMDGYSAANPNSFHVFESRPRALLGKLREFDDKLAKARGDARRGAGRDVTWIVNDYNMMVSTAQTATTFSR